The genomic segment GGTGCACGGCGAGGTCCAGTTCCGCGAGGTGGTCCCGGCCGGGCTCGGTGGAGAGCCGCAGGTACGCCGACCCCACCGGGTACGCGGGGGGATCGATGACCGCCGGGCCACCGGCGTCGCCGGGCACCTCCTCCGCGAGCCAGACGAGACGGTACGAGGACGATCCGGAGGACGGGCCCGGGGACGATCCCGAGGGCTGACCGTGGTCCGGCTCGGCGAGCGGTGTGATGCGCAGTGGCAAGGGAGTCTCCGTCGAGTACGTCGCACACGGGGCACGAGCAGACCGGAGGAACGTAAACCGAGTGCGGGAACGCCCGCAACCGCCTTACCGCAGCAGGAACCCCGTCAGATACCCCAGTGCGTTGGTCGCCCAGTGCAGGCCCATCGGGGGGAGGAGGCTGCCGCTGCGTCGGCGCAGCTCGCAGAAGAGGACACCGGAGGCCGCGGTGAACAGCACCGCGCCGAGGTCGGCGACGACCGCCGCGATCACGGTTCCGGCGGAGGAGGTGCCGAAGAGGCCGGCGAGCGCGGGTTTGTCGGTGGCCAGGTGCAGCGACGGGAGGATGTGCCACATCCCGAAGAGGACGGAGGAGACGACGGTGGCGGTGACCGTGCCCCGGGCGCGTACGAGGAGCCCGTACAGCACCCCGCGGAACGCGACCTCCTCCAGTAGTACGGTGCCGACGGGGACCTGGATCAGCATGCGCCAGGCGACCTCGGCGCCGGAGAGGCCACTGTTGCGCTGGTCCTCGAAGAGGTCGCGGGTGGCGGGGAGCAGGGCGCCGACCAGGTAGACGAGTCCGACCAGGCCGACGAGTACGGCGGCCCAGCGGGCGCCGCGCGCCCAGGTGCCCCGGCCGAGTCCGGCCCCGGGCCAGGTGCCGCCGGACCACTTCCACACGCCGAGCAGGATCGGGGTGACGACCAGGGAGACGACCAGGCCCCAGCCGTGCAGGAAGACGTGGTTGACGAGGTTGGTGGCGACCAGGATGGCGACGGTCAGCGCGATCGCCCCGTTCAGGGGAAGCTTCGAGGGAAGCCTCAGGGGAAACCGCCGCCCCTCAGCCATGCCGCCTCCGTCCCCGCCTTCGCCTCCCTACGTGGGTCCACTCTCGGCGCCGCCCCCTGCCCGGGCAACTCGTACGGAGGCAGCCCACCACCGCCCACCACGGATCGCCGCCGTCACAGGGTGTCGCCGACCGGTGGCGTACCGTTCCGCCTAGCGTGCCTCTGGAACGGCCGGGTGACTGCGGCCGAGGTGACCCGGGAGGCCCCCCATGACCGACAGTGGCGGATCGACCGGATCACCCGAGCCGACCGGAGCGACCGGACCGACCGGACCGACCGGAGCGACCGGACAGAGGGACCGCTCCCGTCCCGCCGCGCGTCTCGTCCGGCGCCCCGTGATGCGTCGGCGGCCCGGCTGGGCGGGGGTTCTGGGGGCGGTGCTCTTCTACGTCGCCTCGTTCACGCCCTCGCTCATCCCCCGCTCGTGGCTGGTCCAGTCGCTGGCGGCCGGGGTCACGGCGGCGGCCGGTTACGGCGTGGGGTCGCTCCTGGGGTGGTTCGCGCGGCGCTGCGGGGCGCGGCCGGGCGGGGCGACGGTCCGGTGGGCGTGGCTGATGCTCGTACCGCTGGGGGTCGCGGCCGTCGTCGCGGTGACCGTACGGAGCGTGCACTGGCAGGGCGACGCGCGGCGGGCGGTCGACATGGAGCCGGGGCTGGTGTGGTGGCAGTGGGCGCTGGTCCCGTTCGTGGCGCTGCTGCTCTGCGGGCTGCTCGTCGCGCTGGCCCGGTCGGTACGGCTGGGGACGCGGACCCTGGCGCGTCCGCTGGAGCGGCTGGTGCCCCGGCCGTGGGCGCTGATGGTGGCGGCCGCGGTGGCGGTGGTCGTGGTGGTGGGGGTGGTCCAGGGCTTCCTGCTGCGCGGGCTGGTGGATCTGGTCGAGAGCAGCGCGTCGCTGACGAACGGGTCGACCAGCAAGGGCATCGCCCGGCCGCTGCTGCCGACGCTCTCGGGCAGCCCGTCCTCGCTGGAGAGCTGGTCCTCGCTGGGGAAGAACGGCCGGGACTTCGTCGGCCACGCCTCCACCCGGGCGGAGATCTCCGGGTTCACCGGCGATCCGGCGACGGACCCGGTCCGGGTGTACGTCGGGCTGGAGTCCTCGGCGACCCTGCGGGGCCGCGCGGACCTCGCCGTACGGGAACTGGAGCGGACCGGCGCGTTCCGCCGGAAGGTGCTGGTGGTGTTCGGTACGACGGGCAGCGGCTGGGTCAACGAGAGCCTCGCGAAGCCGCTGGAGTACATGTACGGCGGTGACAGCGCGGCGGTCGCCCTCCAGTACTCGTACCTGCCGAGCTGGCTCTCCTTCCTGACCGAGAGCGAGGCCGCCGTGGCCGGTTCCGCGCTCTTCGACGCGGTGTACGACCACTGGTCGGCGCTGCCCCCGGGCGAGCGCCCCCGGCTGCTGGTGTCCGGCGAGTCCCTCGGTTCCTACGCCACCGAGGGCGCGTTCGACGGCGAGCTCGCGCGGATGACCGCCCGCAGCGACGGCGCCCTGCTGGTCGGGCCGACGCTGCGGAACCCGATGTGGGAGAAGCTCGGCAGGGCCCGCGACCGGGGCAGCCCGCTCTGGCTGCCGGTCTACCGGGACGGGCGCACCGTGCGGTACGCCCGCCGCGAGGACGATTTCGACCGGCCGGCCGACGCCGCCTGGGACGCGCCCCGGATCGTGTACCTGCAGAACGGTTCGGACCCCGTGACGTGGTGGTCCCCCGATCTGCTGACGTCTCGGCCGCAGTGGCTCGTGGGTCCGAAGGCGCCGGACGTCTCCCCGGGGATGCGGTGGTACCCGCTCGTCACCTTCTGGCAGGTGACCTGCGACCTCGCGGTGTCCGACTCCGTCCCGGTGGGGTACGGGCACCGGTTCGGCACCCTCCCGGTCGCCGCGTGGGCCGCCGTGACCCGGCCGCCCGGGTGGACCGGGGAGGACACCGCCCGCCTCGAAGAGACGCTGGAGCGGAAACAGGAGGAGCGGGAGCAGCAGGAGAAGGAGAACGAGGAGGAGAACGAGAACGGGGAGCGGTGAAGGCCTGCGGGTCGATGCCCCCACCACCCACCGAAGCGTGACAGAAACGCAAGTCGGCGGGCACGATCAGGCACTGACGGACCGTCTACCCTGTTGCTTCCATGTAGTGCACAGGGGGTCGCATGCACAGCGAGGGAACGGCCGACGAGCCGGAAGGGGGCTTCGACGGCGACCCCGGAGACGGGCATCCCGCGGACGCGCCCGAGCCCCTCGGGGACGCCAACGGGGACACCGCCGAACCGGAGCCCGAGCTCCGCCCGCACATGGTGATCGCCGACCGTTACGAGCTCCAACGCCAGCTCGGCCGGGGCGGGATGGGCGTCGTCTGGGAGGCGCTGGACCGGCGCCTTGGGCGGCGGGTCGCCGTCAAGGGGCTGCTCTACCGGGGGGCCGTGGAGCCCGACACACAGGCGCAGTGGGTCGAGCGGGCGCGGCGCGAGGCGCAGGCCATCGCCCGGATCGGGCACCAGAACGTGGTGGCCGTGCACGACGTGATCGAGGCCGGCAACCAGGTCTGGATCGTGATGGAGCTGCTCAACGCCCGCTCCCTGGCCGACCTGTTGCGCGAGCAGCGGCGGCTCCCGGTGGCCCAGGCGGCCCGGATCGCCCTCCAGGTGCTGCGCGGGCTGCGCGCGGTCCACGAGGCGGGGGTGCTGCACCGGGACGTCAAGCCGCACAACATCCTCTTCCGGCCCAACGGCCGTGCTCTGCTGATGGACTTCGGGATCGCCACCTTCGAGGGCGCCGTCCAGCTGACCAAGTCGCAGGAGATCATCGGCACGCCGAAGTACCTGGCGCCCGAGCTGGTCCACCGGGGCGGCGAGGCGCTGCCGATGCCGGGCACCTCGGCGTCCGACCTGTGGTCGCTGGGGGTGACGCTCTTCGAGATGGTCGAGGGCCACGCCCCGTTCAA from the Streptomyces sp. NBC_01335 genome contains:
- a CDS encoding CPBP family intramembrane glutamic endopeptidase — encoded protein: MAEGRRFPLRLPSKLPLNGAIALTVAILVATNLVNHVFLHGWGLVVSLVVTPILLGVWKWSGGTWPGAGLGRGTWARGARWAAVLVGLVGLVYLVGALLPATRDLFEDQRNSGLSGAEVAWRMLIQVPVGTVLLEEVAFRGVLYGLLVRARGTVTATVVSSVLFGMWHILPSLHLATDKPALAGLFGTSSAGTVIAAVVADLGAVLFTAASGVLFCELRRRSGSLLPPMGLHWATNALGYLTGFLLR
- a CDS encoding alpha/beta hydrolase, with the translated sequence MTDSGGSTGSPEPTGATGPTGPTGATGQRDRSRPAARLVRRPVMRRRPGWAGVLGAVLFYVASFTPSLIPRSWLVQSLAAGVTAAAGYGVGSLLGWFARRCGARPGGATVRWAWLMLVPLGVAAVVAVTVRSVHWQGDARRAVDMEPGLVWWQWALVPFVALLLCGLLVALARSVRLGTRTLARPLERLVPRPWALMVAAAVAVVVVVGVVQGFLLRGLVDLVESSASLTNGSTSKGIARPLLPTLSGSPSSLESWSSLGKNGRDFVGHASTRAEISGFTGDPATDPVRVYVGLESSATLRGRADLAVRELERTGAFRRKVLVVFGTTGSGWVNESLAKPLEYMYGGDSAAVALQYSYLPSWLSFLTESEAAVAGSALFDAVYDHWSALPPGERPRLLVSGESLGSYATEGAFDGELARMTARSDGALLVGPTLRNPMWEKLGRARDRGSPLWLPVYRDGRTVRYARREDDFDRPADAAWDAPRIVYLQNGSDPVTWWSPDLLTSRPQWLVGPKAPDVSPGMRWYPLVTFWQVTCDLAVSDSVPVGYGHRFGTLPVAAWAAVTRPPGWTGEDTARLEETLERKQEEREQQEKENEEENENGER